One window from the genome of Kaistia defluvii encodes:
- the rsfS gene encoding ribosome silencing factor, giving the protein MQPEDAIQRAPHRVAVSRQIAADEALKAILTTLEDSKAEDIVSIDIAGKSALADFMVVATGRSQRHVSSIAEHISRDLTLAGGRVARVEGVPHCDWVLLDAGDVIVHIFRPEVRSFYNLEKMWSADESLSAPTPAREQPGS; this is encoded by the coding sequence ATGCAGCCTGAGGACGCCATCCAGCGCGCGCCTCACCGAGTGGCCGTTAGCCGGCAGATTGCGGCGGACGAAGCTCTCAAAGCGATCCTCACCACCCTCGAAGATTCGAAGGCTGAGGATATTGTTTCCATCGATATCGCCGGCAAATCCGCCTTGGCCGACTTCATGGTCGTTGCCACGGGCCGGTCGCAGCGACATGTCAGCTCGATCGCGGAGCATATCAGCCGCGACCTGACTTTGGCCGGCGGACGCGTCGCACGCGTCGAAGGCGTACCCCATTGCGATTGGGTGCTGCTGGATGCGGGCGATGTCATCGTCCACATCTTCCGGCCCGAAGTCCGTTCCTTCTACAATCTCGAAAAGATGTGGTCGGCGGACGAGTCGCTTTCGGCGCCGACCCCTGCCCGGGAACAGCCCGGCAGCTAA
- the rpmA gene encoding 50S ribosomal protein L27 — protein sequence MAHKKAGGSSRNGRDSAGRRLGVKKFGGEAVISGNIILRQRGTQWHPGTGVGLGKDHTIFATEEGFVSFRRKANGRTYVSVVAPAALEAAE from the coding sequence ATGGCACACAAAAAGGCAGGCGGTTCCTCGCGCAACGGTCGCGATTCCGCGGGTCGACGCCTCGGCGTCAAGAAGTTCGGCGGCGAAGCCGTCATCTCGGGCAACATCATCCTGCGCCAGCGCGGGACGCAGTGGCATCCGGGCACCGGAGTTGGCCTCGGCAAGGATCACACGATCTTCGCTACCGAGGAGGGATTCGTATCCTTCCGTCGTAAAGCCAATGGCCGCACCTACGTATCCGTCGTCGCTCCGGCGGCGCTGGAGGCTGCAGAATAA
- a CDS encoding 50S ribosomal protein L21, with protein MFAVIKTGGKQYSVAANDELEVELLEGAPGDMVTFGEILLVGGEAGVTIGAPFVEGASVSAEIIDQMRTRKILVFKKRRRQNSKRSRGHRQHLTIVRITEILTNGAKASGKKAPKAKVAKAAAPATDTAPAALVSGGLDSSNLSLISGIGPTIEKKLRAAGITSWEQIAAWTDADIAKYDEELALRGRVVREEWVQQASELLAGKPPRAKIDQAELKSGEDR; from the coding sequence ATGTTCGCAGTCATCAAAACGGGTGGCAAGCAGTACTCGGTTGCCGCCAATGACGAACTGGAAGTCGAGCTGCTCGAAGGAGCGCCCGGCGATATGGTTACCTTCGGCGAGATTCTCCTCGTCGGCGGCGAAGCCGGCGTCACCATCGGTGCCCCCTTCGTCGAAGGCGCCTCGGTCTCGGCCGAGATCATCGACCAGATGCGCACGCGCAAGATCCTGGTCTTCAAGAAGCGCCGCCGTCAGAATTCGAAGCGCAGCCGCGGCCATCGCCAGCACCTGACCATTGTCCGGATCACCGAGATCCTGACCAATGGCGCCAAGGCGTCCGGCAAGAAGGCCCCCAAGGCCAAGGTTGCCAAGGCTGCAGCACCCGCGACCGACACGGCTCCGGCCGCTCTCGTCAGCGGCGGGCTCGACAGCTCCAACCTCTCGCTGATCTCGGGCATCGGCCCGACCATCGAGAAGAAGCTGCGCGCCGCCGGCATCACCAGCTGGGAGCAGATTGCTGCCTGGACCGATGCCGACATCGCCAAGTATGATGAAGAGCTCGCCCTGCGTGGCCGGGTTGTTCGCGAAGAGTGGGTCCAGCAGGCCTCTGAGCTTCTCGCCGGCAAGCCGCCGCGCGCCAAGATCGACCAGGCAGAGCTGAAGTCTGGCGAAGATCGCTGA
- the rlmH gene encoding 23S rRNA (pseudouridine(1915)-N(3))-methyltransferase RlmH produces MRIMIAAVGRLKAGPDRALIERYIDRASQAGRSLGLTLSVREFVESRAQRPDERMAQEAATLLSALPDGAILVALDERGETPSSPAFAKRVGDWRDQGIRDLVFAIGGPDGHGDAIRKRADLKLAFGAMTWPHQIVRLLLAEQVYRSMTILSGHPYHRE; encoded by the coding sequence ATGCGCATAATGATCGCCGCCGTGGGTCGGCTGAAAGCCGGCCCCGACCGCGCGCTCATCGAGCGCTATATCGACAGGGCCTCGCAGGCCGGGCGCAGTCTCGGCCTGACCCTCTCCGTCCGCGAATTTGTCGAGAGCCGCGCCCAGCGGCCCGACGAGCGCATGGCCCAGGAAGCGGCGACGCTGCTTTCCGCCCTCCCCGACGGCGCCATTCTGGTCGCGCTCGACGAGCGCGGCGAGACGCCGTCCAGCCCCGCCTTCGCCAAGCGCGTCGGCGACTGGCGCGACCAGGGCATCCGCGACCTCGTCTTCGCCATTGGCGGTCCCGACGGCCATGGCGACGCCATCCGCAAGCGCGCCGACCTCAAGCTCGCCTTCGGCGCCATGACCTGGCCGCACCAGATCGTCCGCCTGCTGCTGGCCGAGCAGGTCTACCGCTCGATGACGATCCTTTCCGGCCACCCCTATCACCGCGAATAG
- a CDS encoding GNAT family N-acetyltransferase encodes MMTIRAMLPEKTIQTANLLLRPLRPGDAAAIVAGLDDFEVTRWLARVPYPYTHDEAERFLAWERSQRPVSAEQVYAIDRDGMIGLISLRDAGPEPVLGYWLAQAHWGKRYMSEAVAALVDDTFVDPDVTTIQSGVFEGNERSLAIQKRLGFEIVGRSIQHNLALGRDLAHIDTALTRARHYELKK; translated from the coding sequence ATGATGACGATACGAGCGATGCTGCCCGAGAAGACGATCCAGACCGCCAACCTGCTGCTGCGCCCGCTGCGGCCCGGCGATGCCGCGGCCATTGTCGCCGGCCTCGACGATTTCGAGGTCACGCGATGGCTGGCGCGGGTTCCCTATCCCTATACCCACGACGAGGCCGAACGCTTCCTCGCCTGGGAACGGTCGCAGCGCCCGGTCAGCGCCGAGCAGGTCTACGCGATCGATCGCGATGGCATGATCGGATTGATCTCGCTGCGCGACGCCGGTCCGGAACCGGTGCTTGGCTATTGGCTGGCGCAGGCCCATTGGGGCAAGCGCTATATGAGTGAGGCCGTGGCGGCCCTGGTCGACGACACCTTTGTCGATCCCGACGTCACGACGATCCAGTCCGGCGTGTTCGAGGGCAATGAGCGCTCGCTCGCCATCCAGAAGCGGCTCGGTTTCGAGATCGTCGGTCGCTCGATCCAGCATAACCTTGCGCTTGGCCGCGATCTTGCGCATATCGACACAGCCCTGACGCGCGCGCGTCACTACGAGTTGAAAAAATGA
- a CDS encoding glutamate-5-semialdehyde dehydrogenase translates to MTTSLLRETTNGNQAETVEAVMLDIGRRARAAARRMALASTEAKNAALKAMAAAIRARADIILEANGRDVAGMKTEGAAASFLDRLTLTPSRIEGIAAAIDEIATLPDPVGTVISAWDRPNGLHLERVRTPLGVIGVIYESRPNVTADAGALCLKAGNVVILRGGSDSFHSSAAIHAALVEGLVAAGLPADAIQIVPTRDRAAVGAMLSGLDGAIDVIVPRGGKSLVARVQEEARVPVFAHLEAIVHVYVHAKADLGMAKTLLVNGKMRRTGVCGATETMLIDRAILDTHLVPILDALVAAGCAIRGDAEVCARFPAATPATEQDWSTEYLDAIISVKVVDGVDEAIDHVETYSSHHTDGIITEDEAVAARFLAEVDSAIVVHNASTQFADGGEFGFGGEIGIATGRMHARGPVGLEQLTSFKYRVNGTGQTRP, encoded by the coding sequence ATGACCACCTCCCTCCTCCGCGAGACGACGAACGGCAACCAGGCCGAGACGGTCGAAGCCGTGATGCTCGATATCGGCCGCCGCGCCCGCGCCGCCGCCCGGCGCATGGCGCTGGCCTCGACCGAGGCCAAGAACGCGGCGCTGAAGGCCATGGCCGCCGCCATCCGCGCCCGCGCCGACATCATCCTCGAAGCCAATGGCCGCGATGTCGCCGGGATGAAGACGGAAGGCGCCGCGGCATCCTTCCTTGACCGGCTGACGCTGACCCCTTCTCGCATCGAAGGCATCGCGGCCGCGATCGACGAGATCGCCACCCTGCCCGATCCCGTCGGCACCGTGATTTCCGCCTGGGACCGGCCGAACGGCCTGCATCTCGAGCGCGTCCGCACGCCGCTCGGCGTCATCGGCGTCATCTATGAGAGCCGTCCCAATGTGACCGCTGACGCCGGCGCGCTCTGCCTCAAGGCCGGCAATGTCGTGATTTTGCGCGGCGGCTCGGACTCGTTCCATTCCTCCGCCGCCATCCATGCGGCCCTCGTCGAGGGACTGGTCGCGGCCGGCCTGCCCGCCGACGCCATCCAGATCGTGCCGACCCGCGACCGCGCCGCCGTCGGCGCCATGCTGTCCGGCCTCGACGGCGCGATCGACGTGATCGTGCCGCGTGGTGGCAAGAGCCTGGTCGCGCGCGTGCAGGAAGAGGCGCGCGTGCCCGTCTTCGCCCATCTCGAGGCGATCGTGCATGTCTATGTCCACGCCAAGGCCGATCTCGGCATGGCGAAGACGCTGCTGGTCAACGGCAAGATGCGTCGCACCGGCGTCTGCGGGGCGACCGAGACGATGCTGATCGACCGCGCCATCCTGGACACCCATCTGGTGCCGATCCTCGACGCCCTGGTCGCGGCCGGCTGCGCCATCCGGGGCGACGCAGAAGTCTGCGCGCGCTTCCCGGCCGCGACGCCTGCGACCGAGCAGGACTGGTCGACCGAATATCTCGACGCGATCATCTCGGTGAAGGTCGTCGACGGCGTCGACGAAGCGATCGACCATGTCGAGACCTACAGCTCGCACCACACCGACGGCATCATCACCGAGGACGAGGCGGTCGCGGCCCGTTTCCTGGCCGAGGTCGATTCCGCCATCGTCGTGCACAATGCCTCGACCCAGTTCGCCGATGGCGGCGAGTTCGGCTTTGGCGGCGAGATCGGCATTGCCACCGGCCGGATGCATGCGCGCGGACCTGTCGGGCTCGAGCAGCTGACCTCGTTCAAGTACCGCGTCAACGGCACCGGGCAGACGCGGCCGTGA
- the proB gene encoding glutamate 5-kinase, producing the protein MSLIVEQTADIAVKLKPENFRRIVIKIGSALLVDRATGRLREDWLAALVDDVAQLAAGGREILLVSSGAIALGRGVLGLPKGALKLEESQAAAAVGQIALARAYSEMLGRHGRTAGQILLTLGDTEERRRYLNARSTIGTLLRLGAIPVINENDTVATSEIRYGDNDRLAARVASMMGADLLVLLSDIDGLYTAPPQSDPNATFIPVVERITAEIEAMAGGAGSEFSRGGMKTKVEAAKIATVAGAAMLIALGKPQNPLKRVSDGAKATWFLPELNPVTARKKWISGHLETRGVLVIDDGAVKALRSGKSLLPAGVRRIEGRFQRGDAIIVQGPNGEEIARGLVAYDAADAERIAGRNTKEIETILGFAGRAAMVHRDDMALRGE; encoded by the coding sequence ATGAGCCTGATCGTGGAACAGACCGCCGACATCGCGGTGAAGCTCAAGCCGGAGAATTTCCGCCGCATCGTCATCAAGATCGGTTCGGCGCTGCTGGTCGATCGTGCCACCGGCCGTTTGCGCGAGGACTGGCTGGCCGCCCTCGTCGACGACGTGGCGCAGCTCGCCGCCGGCGGCCGCGAGATCCTGCTCGTCTCGTCGGGCGCCATCGCGCTCGGGCGCGGCGTTCTCGGCCTGCCCAAGGGCGCGCTGAAGCTGGAGGAAAGCCAGGCCGCCGCCGCCGTCGGGCAGATCGCGCTGGCGCGGGCCTATTCCGAAATGCTCGGCCGCCATGGCCGCACCGCCGGGCAGATCCTGCTGACGCTGGGCGATACCGAGGAACGGCGGCGCTATCTGAACGCCCGCTCGACCATCGGCACGCTGCTGAGGCTCGGCGCCATTCCCGTCATCAACGAGAACGACACGGTCGCCACCAGCGAGATCCGCTATGGCGACAATGACCGCCTCGCCGCCCGCGTCGCCTCGATGATGGGCGCGGACCTGCTGGTGCTGCTCTCCGATATTGACGGGCTCTATACCGCCCCGCCCCAATCCGATCCCAACGCCACTTTCATTCCCGTGGTCGAGCGCATCACCGCCGAGATCGAGGCGATGGCCGGCGGCGCCGGCTCGGAATTTTCGCGCGGCGGCATGAAGACCAAGGTCGAGGCGGCCAAGATCGCCACCGTGGCCGGCGCCGCCATGCTGATCGCGCTCGGCAAGCCGCAGAACCCGCTGAAGCGGGTTTCGGACGGCGCCAAGGCGACCTGGTTCCTGCCGGAACTGAACCCCGTAACCGCGCGAAAGAAGTGGATCTCGGGCCATCTGGAGACGCGGGGCGTGCTGGTGATCGACGATGGCGCGGTCAAGGCGCTGCGCTCGGGCAAGAGCCTGCTGCCGGCCGGCGTCCGGCGCATCGAGGGCCGGTTCCAGCGCGGCGACGCGATCATCGTGCAGGGGCCGAATGGCGAGGAGATCGCGCGCGGCCTGGTCGCCTATGACGCGGCCGACGCCGAACGCATCGCCGGCCGCAATACCAAGGAAATCGAAACGATTCTCGGCTTTGCCGGCCGGGCTGCCATGGTCCATCGCGACGACATGGCGCTTCGCGGCGAATAG
- a CDS encoding nicotinate-nucleotide adenylyltransferase codes for MVDPALRSALKLPFAAPGQRIGLFGGSFDPPHQGHLTVSLMALRRLKLDAVWWLVTPGNPLKDHAPEQLGRRVSAARAMARHPKIHVTAIEATLKTRFTADTLAILSRRLPGVELVWLMGGDNLRQFHRWRDWRRISRLMPIAVYDRPGSTFTATAAPAAFALRRRRLREIDAARLPTRRTPAWIYLHGPRIALSSTELRAKRNKSAAAS; via the coding sequence ATGGTGGACCCGGCGCTGCGTTCGGCCCTGAAGCTGCCTTTCGCGGCGCCCGGCCAGCGCATCGGCCTGTTCGGCGGCTCGTTCGATCCGCCGCACCAGGGCCACCTGACCGTCAGCCTTATGGCGCTGCGCCGGCTGAAGCTCGACGCCGTCTGGTGGCTGGTGACCCCGGGCAATCCGCTCAAGGACCATGCCCCGGAACAGCTCGGCCGCCGTGTCTCGGCGGCGCGCGCCATGGCGCGCCACCCGAAGATCCACGTCACCGCCATCGAGGCGACGCTGAAGACCCGCTTCACCGCCGACACGCTGGCGATCCTGTCGCGGCGCCTGCCGGGCGTTGAGCTGGTGTGGCTGATGGGCGGCGACAATCTGCGTCAGTTCCATCGCTGGCGCGACTGGCGCCGGATTTCCCGGCTGATGCCGATCGCAGTCTATGACCGGCCGGGCAGCACCTTCACCGCCACCGCCGCCCCGGCCGCGTTCGCGCTGCGCCGACGCCGGCTCCGCGAAATCGACGCGGCCCGGCTGCCGACACGCCGGACTCCGGCCTGGATCTACCTGCACGGGCCCCGAATCGCGCTTTCTTCGACGGAACTGCGCGCCAAACGCAATAAGAGTGCCGCCGCGTCTTGA
- a CDS encoding GNAT family N-acetyltransferase — protein MRDQDSEDTLDDEERTVLTARLALRRPRTEDAAVLAAAIDNPRVAMNLVSVPHPYRRADAEAWIQQGRNSAFGHAHIAVSQGDGSLLGASFHRPSATRPDGHDLSFWVAERFWGQGFGTEIAHATIDHAFGAGGVERLWCAVRVTNGPARRVAEKCGFQFRDTGMVRSLSARGSVPVEHFVLERRVWQSLKAWGRPTHGDGAATFLWPRPLQEEGER, from the coding sequence ATGCGGGACCAGGATTCGGAAGACACGCTCGACGACGAAGAACGGACCGTCCTGACCGCGCGGCTCGCGCTGCGTCGGCCCAGGACGGAAGATGCGGCGGTTCTCGCCGCAGCGATCGACAACCCGCGCGTGGCGATGAACCTCGTCAGCGTGCCGCATCCCTATCGCCGCGCCGATGCGGAGGCCTGGATCCAGCAGGGCCGCAATTCGGCCTTCGGCCACGCGCATATTGCGGTGTCGCAGGGCGATGGCAGCCTGCTCGGGGCCAGCTTCCACCGGCCGAGCGCGACGCGTCCCGACGGTCATGACCTGTCCTTCTGGGTGGCGGAGCGGTTCTGGGGCCAGGGTTTCGGCACCGAGATCGCGCACGCGACGATCGACCATGCCTTTGGCGCAGGCGGGGTCGAGCGGCTCTGGTGCGCGGTGCGGGTGACGAACGGCCCCGCCCGCCGCGTGGCGGAAAAGTGCGGCTTCCAGTTCCGCGATACCGGCATGGTGCGCTCGCTGTCAGCGCGCGGTTCCGTTCCGGTCGAGCATTTCGTGCTCGAACGCCGGGTCTGGCAGAGCCTGAAGGCCTGGGGTCGCCCGACCCATGGCGACGGTGCCGCGACCTTCCTGTGGCCCCGCCCCTTGCAGGAGGAGGGCGAGCGATGA
- the obgE gene encoding GTPase ObgE, whose protein sequence is MKFLDEAKVYIRSGDGGAGCVSFRREKFIEFGGPDGGDGGRGGDVWAECVDGLNTLIDYRYQQHFKAKVGVHGMGRNLAGGKGDDVTLKLPVGTQIYDEDGETLIADMTHVGQRVQLARGGNGGFGNAHFKTSTNQAPRRANPGLEGLERWIWLRLKLIADAGLVGLPNAGKSTFLAAVTAAKPKIADYPFTTLHPNLGVVRSDGREFVMADIPGLIEGAHEGVGLGVRFLGHVERCRVLLHLVDGTQEDPAEAYRIVRAELDAYGDVLAEKLEVVALSKADAIPEEELEKRKKQLAKACGHTPLVLSAATRVGMEGALRAIGRIIDEGKLEDPNMHPSAKGEPWRP, encoded by the coding sequence ATGAAATTTCTCGACGAAGCCAAGGTCTACATCCGCTCCGGCGACGGCGGCGCAGGCTGCGTGTCGTTTCGTCGGGAAAAGTTCATCGAGTTCGGCGGCCCGGATGGCGGCGACGGCGGCCGGGGCGGCGACGTCTGGGCCGAGTGCGTCGATGGTCTCAACACGCTGATCGACTATCGCTACCAGCAGCATTTCAAGGCCAAGGTCGGCGTGCATGGCATGGGCCGCAACCTTGCCGGCGGCAAGGGCGACGACGTCACCCTGAAGCTGCCCGTGGGCACGCAGATCTATGACGAGGATGGCGAAACGCTGATCGCCGACATGACCCATGTCGGCCAGCGCGTGCAGTTGGCCCGGGGCGGCAATGGCGGCTTCGGCAATGCCCATTTCAAGACCTCGACCAACCAGGCGCCCCGTCGCGCCAATCCCGGCCTCGAGGGTCTGGAGCGCTGGATCTGGCTGCGGCTGAAACTGATCGCCGATGCCGGCCTTGTCGGCCTGCCCAATGCCGGCAAGTCGACCTTCCTGGCCGCCGTCACCGCGGCCAAGCCGAAGATCGCCGATTATCCCTTCACCACGCTGCATCCCAATCTCGGCGTCGTGCGCAGCGACGGCCGCGAATTCGTCATGGCCGATATTCCCGGCCTGATCGAAGGCGCGCATGAGGGTGTCGGCCTCGGCGTCCGTTTCCTCGGCCATGTCGAGCGCTGCCGCGTGCTGCTGCATCTCGTCGACGGCACGCAGGAAGATCCGGCCGAAGCCTATCGCATCGTCCGCGCCGAGCTCGACGCCTATGGCGACGTGCTGGCTGAGAAGCTCGAAGTGGTGGCGCTGTCCAAGGCCGACGCCATTCCCGAGGAAGAGCTCGAGAAGCGCAAGAAACAGTTGGCCAAGGCCTGCGGACATACGCCGCTGGTTCTCTCCGCCGCCACCCGTGTCGGCATGGAAGGGGCGCTGCGCGCCATCGGCCGCATCATCGACGAAGGCAAGCTGGAAGACCCGAACATGCATCCGAGCGCCAAGGGCGAACCCTGGCGACCGTGA